Genomic DNA from Gemmatimonadota bacterium:
AGTGGCGCATGGCGGCCACGGCGGCGGCACGGTCGATCATGGAGAGGACGACGCCGCCGAAGACGTGACCCAGCGGGTTCACCTGGTTGGGCATCATCAGCTCGCTGATGACGGCTTCGGAGGCGCGCGGCGTGTGGGCAGCGGGCTGCGCCGTGGTCTCGGGCGGTTCAGGCATGGTCGTTCACCGGCTTGACAGCGCAGCAGGGGGTCGTCCAGCTTGGCGCCCCTATGCTATCGGCGGAGCGTGGCGCCGTCCAGACTGCGGGGGCCTCCGGCCCGGACGCTGGTGCGCCGGGCGCGCGGGCACGGCCCGGTTCGGGCGGAGAGGGCACCGGTGGCGGGGGCAGCGCCCGCAGGCGCAGGCTGAGCCTGGCGCTGGGTGCAGCGCTCTTTCTGATCGTGCTGGCGGCGCCTCTGCCGGCAGCCGTCTCGGCGGGCGCCCAGCGGGCGGCGGCCGTAGCCTTGCTCATGGCCGCCTGGTGGATGACGGAAGCGTTGCCGGTGGCGGCCACGGCGCTGCTGCCGCTGGCCTTGTTCCCGCTGCTGGGCGTGCTCACCCCCACGGCCGCCGCCGCGCCCTACGCGAATCCGGTCATCTTCCTCTTCATGGGCGGCTTCCTGCTCGCCCTGGCCATGCAGCGCTGGGGGCTGCACCTGCGAGTGGCGCTGCTGGTC
This window encodes:
- a CDS encoding anion permease, with the protein product MLSAERGAVQTAGASGPDAGAPGARARPGSGGEGTGGGGSARRRRLSLALGAALFLIVLAAPLPAAVSAGAQRAAAVALLMAAWWMTEALPVAATALLPLALFPLLGVLTPTAAAAPYANPVIFLFMGGFLLALAMQRWGLHLRVALLV